Proteins encoded by one window of Vidua chalybeata isolate OUT-0048 chromosome 10, bVidCha1 merged haplotype, whole genome shotgun sequence:
- the TRPC1 gene encoding short transient receptor potential channel 1, whose protein sequence is MAALYQSADPSASASPNKLLALKDVRQVKEETTLDEKLFLLACDKGDYYMVKKLLEENSSGEMNINCVDVLGRNAVTITIENENLDILQLLLDYGCQSSDALLVAIDSEVVGAVDILLNHRPKRSSRPTIVKLMERIQNPEYSTTMDVAPVILAAHRNNYEILTMLLKQDISLPKPHAVGCECTLCTAKNKKDSLRHSRFRLDIYRCLASPALIMLTEEDPILRAFELSADLKELSLVEVEFRNDYEELAQQCKTFAKDLLAQARNSRELEVILNHTSSDEHVDKRGLLEERMNLSRLKLAIKYNQKEFVAQSNCQQFLNTVWFGQMAGYRRKHTCKKILTVLMVGIFWPVLSLCYLLAPKSRVGRIIHTPFMKFIIHGASYFTFLLLLNLYSLVYNENKKNTMGPALERIDYLLIIWLIGMVWSDVKRLWYDGLEDFLEESRNQLSFVMNSLYLATFALKVVAHNKFHDYAERKDWDAFHPTLVAEGLFAFANVLSYLRLFFMYTTSSILGPLQISMGQMLQDFGKFLGMFLLVLFSFTIGLTQLYDKGFTVNEEKDCAGIFCEQQSNDTFHSFIGTCFALFWYIFSLAHVAIFVTRFSYGEELQSFVGAVIVGTYNVVVVIVLTKLLVAMLHKSFQLIANHEDKEWKFARAKLWLSYFDDKCTLPPPFNVIPSPKTICYLFNSLSKWICSHTSSGKVKRQNSLKEWRNLKQKRDENYQKVMCCLVHRYLTSMRQKMQSTDQATVENLNELRQDLSKFRNEMRDLLGFRTSKYAMFYPRN, encoded by the exons ATGGCCGCCCTGTACCAGAGCGCGGACCCGTCCGCCTCGGCCTCGCCCAACAAGCTGCTGGCGCTGAAGGATGTGCGGCAGGTGAAGGAGGAGACTACGCTGGACGAGAAGCTTTTCCTGCTGGCCTGCGACAAAG GTGACTATTACATGGTTAAGAAACTCTTAGAGGAAAACAGCTCAGGTGAAATGAACATAAATTGTGTGGATGTGCTTGGACGAAATGCTGTTACTATAAccattgaaaatgaaaacttggACATACTACAGCTGCTTTTGGATTATGGCTGCCAG TCCTCGGATGCACTTTTGGTGGCTATTGACTCAGAAGTGGTGGGAGCTGTTGACATTCTACTTAATCACCGACCAAAACGATCCTCCAGGCCAACCATTGTG AAATTAATGGAACGTATTCAGAACCCAGAGTACTCAACAACCATGGATGTGGCACCAGTAATTTTAGCTGCTCATCGTAACAACTATGAAATTCTCACCATGCTGTTGAAGCAAGACATATCATTACCCAAACCTCATGCTGTGGGGTGTGAGTGCACACTGTGTACTGCCAAGAACAAAAAAGATAGTCTGCGACATTCCAG GTTTCGTCTTGACATTTATCGGTGTTTGGCCAGTCCTGCCTTAATAATGTTGACAGAGGAGGATCCAATCCTAAGAGCTTTTGAACTTAGTGCAGACTTGAAAGAATTAAGCCTTGTTGAGGTTGAATTCAG AAATGATTATGAGGAGCTTGCTCAACAGTGCAAAACCTTTGCTAAAGATTTACTTGCACAAGCACGGAATTCCCGGGAGCTGGAAGTGATTCTGAATCACACCTCCAGTGATGAACACGTAGACAAGCGAGGATTGTTGGAGGAGAGGATGAACTTAAGCCGCTTAAAACTTGCAATCAAGTATAATCAAAaagag TTTGTTGCCCAGTCCAACTGCCAGCAGTTTCTCAACACGGTGTGGTTTGGGCAGATGGCTGGCTATCGGCGCAAGCACACCTGCAAGAAGATCCTGACTGTTCTGATGGTTGGCATTTTCTGGCCAGTTCTGTCCCTCTGTTACTTGTTAGCTCCTAAATCTCGAGTAGGTCGAATAATTCACACTCCTTTTATGAAGTTTATTATTCATGGAGCTTcatatttcacatttctgttaTTACTTAATTTGTACTCCCTTGTCTACAATGAGAATAAGAAGAATACAATGGGACCAGCCCTTGAGAGAATAGACTATCTTCTGATAATATGGCTTATTG gaatggtGTGGTCAGATGTTAAGAGGCTCTGGTATGATGGTTTAGAAGATTTTTTGGAAGAATCCCGCAATCAGCTTAGTTTTGTCATGAATTCCCTGTATTTGGCAACTTTTGCCCTCAAAGTCGTTGCCCATAACAAG TTTCATGATTATGCTGAAAGGAAGGACTGGGATGCATTCCATCCTACCCTAGTGGCAGAAGGTCTTTTTGCCTTTGCCAATGTTCTTAGTTACCTGCGTCTCTTCTTCATGTACACAACCAGCTCCATTCTGGGACCACTCCAG ATTTCAATGGGGCAGATGCTACAAGATTTTGGAAAATTTCTGGGCATGTTTCTTCTTGTCTTGTTCTCATTCACAATTGGATTGACCCAACTTTATGATAAAGGATTTACtgtaaatgaagaaaaggaCTGTGCGGGCATTTTCTGTGAACAACAGAGCAATGACACATTCCATTC GTTTATTGGTACATGTTTTGCTCTCTTCTGGTACATATTCTCCCTGGCACATGTGGCAATCTTTGTGACACGTTTTAGCTACGGTGAAGAATTACAGTCTTTTGTGGGTGCTGTTATTGTTGGGACCTACAACGTGGTGGTTGTGATAGTATTAACGAAACTCCTTGTGGCAATGCTCCACAAAAGTTTTCAGCTGATAGCA AATCATGAAGATAAGGAATGGAAGTTTGCTCGTGCCAAGCTTTGGCTTAGCTACTTCGATGATAAATGCACGCTCCCTCCACCTTTTAACGTTATACCCTCTCCCAAGACAATTTGTTACCTTTTCAACAGTCTCAGTAAATGGATCTGCTCTCATACATCAAGTGGCAAAGTGAAACGTCAGAACAGCCTCAAG